The following are encoded together in the Tribolium castaneum strain GA2 chromosome 3, icTriCast1.1, whole genome shotgun sequence genome:
- the sll gene encoding adenosine 3'-phospho 5'-phosphosulfate transporter 1, producing MATSAPFKIAFIVLSSVTALCLLNKALSASSLVQQTPEEYSWLVHGLMNILGYATLFIPGYLTYKYVRKTNYINRGGDGWCFRGIQTCFGEDESSASGTAPTVIQRSTSQEIISIMFHFFGLQVSYLTWGVLQEKVMTQKYQSGAETEYFKDSQFLVFVNRVLAFCMSGVYIFCTKQTRHRCPLYKYAFCSFSNIMSSWCQYEALKYVSFPHQVLAKAAKTIPVMLMGRIISKTKYEYYEYVTSVILSVGMLMFMLDVGNDRADSAITTLSGAFLLILYIVFDSFTSNWQQALFKSYKIKPVQMMCCVNLFSCVFTAVSLLQQDVFFKSFHFMLKYPQFVVDCLLLSVCSAAGQLFIFSTIAKFGPLIFAIITTIRQGLSVLLSCIIYNHHVTIAGVFGITLVFTSVLLRIYCGHRLKSLRKSANAPQKIAV from the coding sequence ATGGCGACCAGTGCCCCCTTCAAAATCGCCTTCATAGTGCTAAGTTCGGTGACAGCCCTCTGCCTCCTGAACAAGGCTTTATCGGCATCGTCCCTCGTCCAACAAACCCCAGAAGAGTACAGTTGGCTCGTCCATGGCTTGATGAACATCCTCGGCTACGCCACTTTATTCATCCCGGGCTATTTAACCTACAAATACGTCCGAAAAACCAACTACATCAACCGAGGGGGCGACGGTTGGTGTTTCCGAGGCATTCAAACGTGTTTCGGGGAGGACGAGTCGAGCGCTTCGGGAACTGCCCCCACTGTGATTCAGCGCTCAACAAGTCAGGAGATAATCTCGATcatgtttcattttttcggCCTGCAAGTGTCCTACTTGACTTGGGGCGTTTTGCAGGAGAAAGTCATGACGCAAAAGTACCAAAGTGGCGCCGAGACTGAGTATTTTAAAGACTCGCAGTTTCTGGTGTTTGTTAATCGAGTGCTGGCGTTTTGCATGTCGGgggtttacattttttgtacgAAACAGACCAGACACCGGTGTCCGTTATACAAATACGCCTTTTGTTCCTTCTCGAATATTATGAGCTCGTGGTGCCAGTACGAGGCGCTGAAATACGTGTCGTTTCCGCACCAAGTGTTGGCAAAAGCCGCTAAAACTATTCCTGTGATGCTAATGGGGAGgattatctcgaaaactaagtACGAGTATTACGAATACGTAACTTCTGTTATTTTGTCGGTAGGGATGTTGATGTTTATGCTTGATGTGGGGAACGATCGCGCGGATTCGGCTATCACAACTTTATCAGGCgcttttttactaattttataCATAGTTTTTGATAGTTTTACCTCGAACTGGCAACAAGCTTTATTCAAGTCTTATAAGATTAAACCCGTTCAGATGATGTGCtgtgttaatttattttcttgcgTTTTTACGGCCGTTTCGTTGCTGCAACAAGACGTGTTCTTCAAGTCGTTCCATTTCATGTTGAAATACCCACAGTTCGTTGTGGATTGTCTCCTACTATCTGTGTGTTCAGCGGCTGGAcagctatttatttttagtacgATTGCCAAGTTCGGGCCTTTGATTTTTGCCATAATTACCACAATAAGACAAGGCTTGAGTGTGCTCCTGAGCTGTATTATCTACAACCACCATGTGACTATAGCCGGGGTGTTTGGCATAACTCTCGTATTCACGAGCGTTTTACTGAGGATTTATTGCGGTCACAGGTTGAAAAGTCTGAGGAAAAGCGCGAACGCGCCACAAAAAATCGCAGTGtga